From the genome of Streptomyces spinoverrucosus:
GTCACCGCGCGGCTGTACGCCGACGACGGCACCGTCTGGGCGGTGGACGGCGAGCCCGTCGAGTCGACGGCCGACATCACCGCGTCGGGAAGCGAGCCGAGCGAGTCGACCGCCACGATGAGTGCACCGGCCACGGATGTGCGTACTGGAGGTCGAGGTTCACCCGATCCCGGCGGAAAGGCATCATGAAGCCCGTGCCCGATCCGACCACCCTCCGCCGTGCGCCCGTCCAGCGGCGCAGTGCCGAACGCCTCACCCGCATCCTCGATGCCTGCGCCGACCTCCTCGACGAGGTCGGCTACGACGCCCTGAGCACCCGCGCGGTGGCCCAGCGCGCCGGTGTGCCCATCGGCTCCGTCTACCGCTTCTTCGGCAACAAGCGGCAGATGGCCGACGCGCTCGCCCAGCGCAACCTGGAGCGCTACGCCGAGCGCGTCACCGAACGCCTGAAGGGCGCGCGGCGCGGCGACTGGCGGGCCGCCATGGACGCCGTGCTCGACGAGTACCTCGCCATGAAGCGCACCGCGCCCGGCTTCTCCCTCGTCGACTTCGGCAACCAGATCCCCGTCGGCACCCGCCAGGCCGAACCCAACCACCGGGTCGCCGACCGGCTCACCGCCCTCCTCGCGGACTACCTCACCCGCGAACCCGACACCGAACTGCGCCGCGCCTTCCTGATCGCCGTGGAGACCGCGGACGCGCTGGTGCAGCTGGCGTTCCGGGTGGATCCGGAGGGGGACGAGGCGATCATCGCGGAGATGCGGGAGATGCTGCGGGCCTATTTGGGGCGGGTGCTGGACTGACGGGTCGGGGATCCGTTTCACGCGGGGACTCCCCTCCGTGCATACCGGTCGGTATGCTCGACCCGTCCGTGCGTCACCGCTGTCGCCAGACCCCGGGAGGACCCGTGTCCCGCACCGCCCTGCGAATCTGCCCCCTGTGCGAGGCCACCTGCGGGCTCACGCTCACCATCGAGGGGACCCGGGTCACCGGGGCCCGCGGTGACCGCGACGACGTGTTCAGCCAGGGGTTCATCTGCCCCAAGGGCGCCTCCTTCGGAGCCGTCGACGGCGACCCGGACCGGCTGCGCGGACCGCTCGTGCGCGAGGACGGGGAGTTGCGGGAGGCCAGTTGGGAGGAGGCGTTCGACGTCGTGGCGGCCGGGATCCGGCCGGTCGTCGAGCGGTACGGGGCGAACTCCGTCGGCGTCGTCCTCGGCAACCCCAACGTGCACACCATGGCCGGCGCGCTCTATCCGCCCGTCCTGCTCGGCGCCCTCGGCACCAGGAGCGTGTTCACCGCGTCCACGGTCGACCAGATGCCCAAGCACGTCTCCAGCGGGCTGCTGTACGGCGACGCCAACGCCATCCCCGTGCCGGACCTCGACCGCACCGACCATCTGCTGCTCATCGGCGCCAACCCGCTGGAGTCCAACGGCAGCCTGTGCACCGCGCCCGACTTCCCCGGCAAGCTGAAGGCCCTCAAGGCGCGCGGCGGCACACTCACCGTGATCGACCCGCGCCGCACCCGCACCGCCAAGCTCGCCGACCGCCACATCGCCATCCGGCCCGGCACGGACGCCCTGCTGCTCGCGGCGATGGCACAGGTGCTCTTCGACGAGGACCTGGTCGCGCTCGGCGACCTCGCGCCGCACGTCGAAGGACTGGCCGAACTCCGGGAAGCGGTACGGGACTTCACTCCCGAAGCCGTCGCCGACGCCTGTGACGTCGAACCCGCCGTGACGCGCGCCCTGGCCCGGGAACTGGCCGCCGCCCCCACCGCCGCCGTCTACGGCCGCATCGGCAGCTGCACGGTCCCGCACGGCACGCTCGCCAGCTGGCTCGTCGACGTCGTCAACATCCTCACCGGCAACCTCGACCGGCCGGGCGGTGCCCTCTTCCCGCAGGCCGCCACCGACAAGACACCCCGCCCGGCCGGACCCGGCCGCGGCTTCGCGCTCGGGCGCTGGCAGTCCCGGGTGAGCAAGCACCCCGAGGCGAAGGGCGAGGTGCCGCTCTCCGCGCTCGCCGAGGAGATCGACACCGCCACCGAGGAGGGCGAGCCGATCCGGGCGCTGATCGCCATCGCCGCCAACCCGGTGCTGTCCGCGCCCGACGGGGACCGGCTCGACAAGGCCCTCGACTCGCTCGACTTCATGGTCAGCGTCGACCCCTACCTCAACGAGACCTCCCGCCACGCCCACGTCGTGCTGCCGCCGCCCCCGCCGTCCCAGAGCGCCCACCACGACTTCGCCTTCAACACCCTCGCCGTGCGCAACCAGGTCCGCTACACCCGCCCCGCCGTCCCGCTGGAGCCGGGCCGGATGGCCGAGACCGAGATCCTCGCCCGGCTGGTCCTGGCCGCCTCCGGCATGCACGGAGCCGACCCCGGAGCCGTTGACGCGATGGTCATCGACCAGACCCTCGGCAAGGCGGTCGAGGAGGCCCACTCACCGGTGCGCGGCCGGGACCCGAAGCAGCTCGCGGCCCAGCTCACCGGCGACAACGGCCCCGAGCGGCGGCTCGACATGATGCTGCGCCTCGGCCCCTACGGCGACGGTTTCGGCGTACGACCGGACGGGCTGACCCTGGAGAAGCTGCTCGCCCATCCGCACGGCGTGGACCTCGGCCCTCTCCGGCCCCGCCTGCCGCAGCCGCTGAAGACGGCGAGCGGGAAGGTCGAGCTGCTGCCGCGCCCCATCGCCGACGATCTGCCGCGGCTGCGGCAGGCCATGGCGGAGCGCGCCGACGGCCTCGTCCTCGTCGGCCGCCGCCATCTGCGGTCCAACAACAGCTGGATGCACAACGTCCCCGCCCTGACCGGCGGCACCAACCGCTGCACCCTGCACATCCACCCCGAGGACGCCGAACGGCTCGGCGTGCGCAGCGCGGCGCCGGTGCGGATCAAGGGAGCCGGGGGAGAGGTGACCGCCCCCGCCGAGATCACCGACGCCGTCCGTCCCGGCGTGGTCAGCCTGCCGCACGGCTGGGGGCACGACCGTCCCGGCACCCGGCTCACACACGCCGCCACCGACCCCGGCGTCAACGTCAACCAGCTCCTCGACGGCAGCCTCCTCGACCCGCTCTCCGGCAACGCGGTCCTCAACGGAGTGCCGGTGGAGGTGGCCCCGGTGACCGAAAAGCTCACCGCGCTGACCTCCGCAAAGCTGTGACCAGGAGTTTTGCGCTTATTGCTCGCACGTCAACGTCTTGTTAACGCCGTTTGACGGGACCTAACGTCGTCGCACCGCCGGCCCTGGTGGGAGTTCAAGGGCGAACGTTAGGTATCCACTCATGCTGACCATCCTCGGCTTCGCCATGATCGCGACCTTCCTGGTCCTGATCATGATGAAGAAGATGTCGCCGATAGCGGCGCTCGTGCTCATCCCCGCGCTGTTCTGTGTCATCGTCGGCAAGGGCGCGCACCTCGGCGACTACGTCATCGACGGAGTCTCCAGCCTCGCCCCCACCGCGGCGATGCTGATGTTCGCGATCGTCTACTTCGGTGTGATGATCGACGTCGGTCTGTTCGATCCGATCGTCCGGGGCATCCTGAAGTTCTGCAAGGCCGACCCGATGCGGATCGTCGTCGGTACGGCCCTGCTCGCGGCGATCGTCTCGCTGGACGGCGACGGCTCGACCACGTTCATGATCACGGTCTCGGCGATGTACCCGCTGTACAAGCGGCTGAAGATGAGCCTGGTCGTGATGACCGGTGTCGCCGCGACCGCCAACGGCGTGATGAACACCCTGCCCTGGGGCGGTCCGACCGCCCGCGCCGCGACCGCCCTGAAGCTGGACGCCAGCGACATCTTCGTCCCGATGATCCCGGCCCTCGCCGTCGGCCTGGTCTTCGTCATCGTCCTGGCGTACTTCCTCGGTCTGCGCGAGCGCCGCCGGCTCGGTGTGCTGACGCTGGACGAGGTGCTGGAGGAGGAGTCGGTCGAGGAGAAGCAGACGGTCCTCGTGGGCAACGGCTCCGACGGCGCCACGGGCAAGGTCCGCCTCGACAAGGGCAACGGCTCCACCGCCACCGGAGGCTCCGGCACCGACGCGGAAGTCCCCGAGGAGGACGACGACTTCCAGGGCCTCGACCCCGACCGCGCCACCCTGCGGCCCAAGCTGCTCTGGTTCAACGTGCTGCTCACGGTCGGCCTGCTCACCGCGATGATCATGGAGGTGCTGCCGATCCCGGTGCTGTTCCTGATCGGCGCCGCCCTCGCGCTCACCGTCAACTTCCCGAAGATCCCGGACCAGAAGGCCCGCCTCGCCGCGCACGCCGACAACGTCCTCAACGTCTCCGGCATGGTCTTCGCCGCCGCCGTCTTCACCGGCGTCCTGCAGGGCACCGGCATGGTCGACAGCATGGCCAAGTGGCTGGTGGACATCATCCCCGGCAGCATGGGCCCGCACATGGCCCTGGTCACGGGTGTGCTGAGCCTCCCGCTCACCTACTTCATGTCCAACGACGGCTTCTACTTCGGTGTCCTGCCGGTCCTCGCCGAGGCCGGCGCGGCGCACGGCGTCACGCCGCTGGAGATGGCCCGCGCCTCGCTGGTCGGCCAGCCGCTGCACATGTCGAGCCCGCTGGTCCCGGCCGTGTACGTGCTGGTCGGCATGGCGAAGGTCGAGTTCGGCGACCACACGCGGTTCGTGGTGAAGTGGGCGGCCATGACGAGCCTGGTGATTCTCGGCGCCGGAATCCTGTTCGGCATCATCTGACCCGTCGGCATACGACCACTCCGTCAGGAGGTACACGACCATGGGGCCCGGTGGGAACCGCGGCTGGCTGCTCCGCCTCGTCATCGCCTTCAGCTTCGCGCAGGGGGCGGTGTCGATGGCCCGGCCCGCCGTCTCCTACCGGGCCCTCGCGCTGGGCGCGGACGAACGGGCGGTCGGTGTGATCGCGGCCGTGTACGCCCTGCTCCCGCTGTTCGTCGCCGTCCCGCTGGGCCGCCGTACCGACCACGGCCGCTGCGCGCCCCTGCTGCCCGTCGGAGTGGTCCTCATCTCCGGCGGCTGCGCGCTCAGCGGCCTCGCCGACTCCCTCTGGGCGATGGCTGCCTGCAGCGGTGTGATGGGCCTCGGCCACCTCAGCTTCGTCATCGGCGCGCAGTCCCTCGTCGCCCGCCAGTCCGCGCCGCACGAACAGGACCGCAACTTCGGCCACTTCACCATCGGCGCCTCCCTCGGCCAGTTGGTCGGCCCGATCGCGGCCGGTGCGCTGATCGGCGGGCACGACATGGCGAGCAGCAGCGCGCTCGCCCTGCTCGTCGCGGGCGCGGGCGCCGCGGTGGCGTTCACGTCGCTGTGGCGCATAGAGGATCGTCGTACGACGCCCAAGTCCGCGGCAGCGCGGGGCGACCGCGTCCCCGTCCACCGCATCCTGCGTTCCCGGGGCGTGCCCGCGGGCATCCTCATCAGCCTCTCCGTGCTGTCCGCGACCGACGTGCTCACCGCCTACCTGCCGGTGGTCGGCGAGCACCGGGGTATCGCGCCCTCGGTGATCGGCCTGCTGCTCAGCCTGCGCGCGGCGGCCACCATCGCCTGCCGCCTGGTGCTGACCCCGCTGCTGAAGCTGGGCCGCACCCTGCTGCTCACCCTGAGCTGTCTGCTGGCGGCGCTGCTGTGCGCCGGCATCGCGCTGCCGCTGCCGGTGTGGGCGCTGGCTCTGGTCCTCGCGGCGCTCGGCTTCTGCCTCGGCGTCGGTCAGCCCCTCTCGATGACGACGGTCGTCCAGGCCGCCCCGGAGGGCGCCCGCTCCACCGCCCTCGCCCTCCGCCTGACCGGCAACCGCCTGGGCCAGGTCGCGGCCCCCGCCACGGCCGGCCTGATCGCCGGCGTGGCCGGAGTGGCGGCCCCGTTCGTGATGCTCGGCGGGCTGTTGCTGGCGTCGGCGGGGGTCGCGCTGCGCTCACCGACGCGAAGGTCCGAGGACACGCCGTCCACCGACCGACGCCCTCCATCCCGCCCGGCCGCGCGCGGGCGGGGCAGGAACAGCACCTGACGGCGCCGAAGCGCCACGGCTTAGCGGCGTTTCGCAGTGCTCCGCTTCGCGGACGAAAGCGCCCTCACGTCCTGCGCCTGGCCCGGCGTCACGGCTTGGGCCTCGCCTGGTGTGATGGCCTGTGTTCCGCCGGGCGTTACGGCTTGCGCTCCGTCCGGTGCGATGGCCTGCGCCTGGCTCGGCGTTACGGCTTGGGCCTCGCCTGGTGTGGTGGCCTGTGTTCCGCCGGGCGTTACGGCTTGCGCTCCGTCCGGTGCGATGGCGTGCGCCTGGCCCTGCGTCACGGCTTGCGCCTCGCCTGGTGTGGTGGCCTGTGTTCCGCCGGGCGTTACGGCTTGCGCTCCGTCCGGTGCGATGGCGTGCGCCTGGCCCGGCGTCACGGCTTGCGCCTCGCCTGGTGTGATGGCCTGTGTTCCGCCGGGCGTCACGGCTTGCGCTCCGTCCGGTGCGATGGTCTGCGCCTGGCCCGGCCTCACGGCCTGCGTCCCGCCCGACCCCACGGCCTGCGTCCCGCCCGGCCTCACGGCCTGCGTCCCGCCCGACCCCACGGCCTGCGCCCCGCCCGACCCCACGGCCTGCGCCCCGCCCGACCCCACCGCACGCGCCCCCGCCCACAGCCCGAGCGCCCCCGCCCGCACCCCACGCGCCCCCCTTGCGCTCCCATACAGCCAACGGATTCCGGTCCTTCGGCGCGGTCGCCGCATCCTGAGGAGCCGAGCCCGGTAAGGGATGGGGCATGACTCTTCAACTCACCCGCACCCGTGTCGCCTTGGCGACCGCCGCCGCGCTGCTCGCCGTCGGAGCGCCCACCGCGTACGCCACCCTGGGCGAGGAGGCCCCCGTCGCCGCTCCCACGCCGGTGCGCGGCGAGGCGTACGCCGAGACCCGGCTCCTCTTCGGCACCGCGCGGCCCGACGGCGGACCGGCCGTCACGGACCGGCAGTTCATGGCCTTCGTCGACAAGGAGGTGACCCCGGACTTCCCGGACGGGCTGACCGTGCAGAGCGGGCGCGGGCAGTGGCGGGACGCGAGCGGCACGATCGAGAAGGAGCGGTCGTACGAGCTGATCCTGCTCTATCCGGTGGGCGAGGCGGCGGTCAGTGACCGGAAGATCGAGGAGATCCGCCGGGACTACGAGAAGGCCTTCGGGCAGGAGTCGGTCGGGCGCGTGGACGATCGGGTGCGCGTCGACTTCTGAGCCGGTCGGCGGCGTTGCCGTACCCTCTCGGCGGGCCCTGGCGCGGAAAAACTATCGCCGCTAGTTTGGGTGCCGAAGACGCCGCAGTTCGGGAGGTAGGCCATGAAGGCCCGGGACGGGATGTACATCGACGGCGCCTGGCGCCCCGCCGCAGGTCAGGACGTGATCGAGGTGGTGAACCCGGCCGACGAGCAGATCATCGGCCGGGTCCCCGCGGGCACCGCCGAGGACGTGGACCGGGCCGTGCGGGCCGCCCGCGCCGCCCTTCCGGCCTGGTCCGCCACACCGCCCGCCGAGCGGTCCGCGCGCCTGGCCGCCCTGCGCGACGCGCTGGCAGCCCGCAAGGACGAGATCGCCGAGACGGTCACCGCCGAGCTGGGCTCACCGCTGCCCTTCTCGCAGTCGGTGCACGCGGGCCTGCCGATCGCGGTCGCGGGCTCGTACGCCGAGCTGGCCGCGACCTACGCGTTCGAGGAGAAGGTCGGCAACTCGACCGTCTACCAGGAGCCGGTCGGCGTGGTCGGCGCGATCACGCCGTGGAACTACCCCCTGCACCAGATCGTCGCCAAGGTCGCCCCGGCCCTCGCCGCGGGCTGCACGGTCGTACTGAAGCCCGCCGAGGACACCCCGCTGGTCGCGCAGCTCTTCGCGGAGGCGGTGCACGAGGCGGGCGTCCCGGCCGGTGTCTTCAACCTGGTCACCGGCATCGGCCCGGTGGCCGGGCAGGCGCTCGCCGAGCACCCGGGCGTCGACCTGGTCTCCTTCACCGGCTCCACCGCGGTCGGCAGGCGGATCGCCGCCACGGCCGGGGCCGCGGTGAAGAAGGTCGCCCTCGAACTGGGCGGCAAGTCCGCCAACGTCATCCTGCCGAGCGCCGACCTCGCCAGGGCGGTCAACGTCGGCGTGGCCAACGTGATGTCCAACTCCGGGCAGACCTGCAGCGCGTGGACCCGGATGCTCGTGCACTCCTCGCAGTACACCGCCGCCGTCGAGCTGGCCGTCGCCGCGGCCGCCAAGTACGGCGAGCGCGTCGGGCCCCTGGTGAACGCCCGGCAGCGCGACCGGGTGCGCGGCTACATCGAGAAGGGTGTGGCCGAGGGCGCCCGCCTGGTCGCGGGCGGCGTCGAGTCCCCGCGTGAGCGTGGCTACTTCGTCAGCCCGACCGTCTTCGCGGACGTCACCCCGGAGATGACCATCGCCCAGGAGGAGATCTTCGGGCCGGTCCTGTCGATCCTGCGGTACGAGGACGAGGCGGACGCCCTGCGGATCGCGAACGGCACGGTGTACGGGCTCGCCGGCGCGGTCTGGGCGGGCGACGAGGCCGAGGCGGTGGCCTTCGCACGCCGGATGGAGACGGGCCAGGTCGACATCAACGGCGGCCGCTTCAACCCGCTCGCGCCCTTCGGCGGATACAAGCAGTCGGGCGTGGGCCGGGAACTCGGCGCACACGGCCTGACCGAGTACCTCCAGACCAAGTCCCTCCAGTTCTAAGGGAGTTCACTGCCATGGCTGTGCGTGCCGCCGTCCTTCCGGCTGTCGGTGCCCCACTGGAGGTCACGGAGATCGACCTGCCCGAGCCCGGCCCCGGCCGGATCCGGGTCCGCCTCGCCGCGGCCGGGGTGTGCCACTCCGACCTCTCCCTGTCCAACGGCACCATGCGCGTCCCGGTCCCGGCCGTCCTCGGCCACGAGGGCGCGGGCACGGTCGTCGCCGTCGGCGAGGGGGTCACGCACCTCGCGCCGGGCGACGGCGTGGTCCTCAACTGGGCCCCGTCGTGCGGCGACTGCCCGGCCTGCGCGCGCGGTGAGGTCTGGCTGTGCGCCAACGCCCTGAACGGCTCCGCCGACGTCCACGCCCACCGCACGTCCGACGGCGCCGAGCTGCACCCCGGCCTGAACGTGGCGGCGTTCGCGGAGGAGACGGTGGTGCCGACGTCCTGCGCCCTGCCCGCGCCGCAGGGCGTCCCCCTGACCGACGCCGCGCTCCTGGGCTGCGCGGTCCTCACGGGCTACGGCGCCGTGCACCACTCGGCGAAAGTCCAGCCGGGCGAGACGGTCGCGGTGTTCGGCGTCGGCGGCGTGGGCCTGGCGGCGATCCAGTCGGCGCGTATCGCGGGCGCCTCCCGGATCGTCGCGGTGGACATCTCCCCGGAGAAGGAGGAGCTGGCCCGCGCGGCCGGCGCCACCGACTACGTCGTCGCCTCCGACACCACCGCCCGCGAGATCCGCGCCCTGACCGGCAAGCAGGGCGTCGACGTGGCGGTGGAGTGCGTGGGCCGGGCGGTCACCATCCGCACGGCCTGGGAGTCGACCCGCCGCGGCGGCCGGACGACGGTGGTCGGCATCGGCGGCAAGGACCAGCAGGTCTCCTTCAACGCCCTGGAGATCTTCCACTGGGGCCGCACCCTCTCGGGCTGCGTCTACGGCAACTCCAACCCCGAGCAGGACCTGCCGGTCCTCGCCGACCACATCCGCGCGGGCCGCCTCGACCTGTCCACGCTGGTGACGGAACGGATCGCCCTGGACGGCATCCCGGCGGCGTTCGAGAACATGCTGGCGGGCAAGGGCGGACGGGCGCTGGTGGTGTTCTGACGCCCCGGGGGACCCGGGCCGCGCCCGGGTCCCCCGACCTGCCCGCGTTCTTTCCGTCGGTAACTTCGTGCACGACCGTTGACCCCATACCGTCCGGTCAGTACGTTCCCGGGAACGTCCCCACCGCACCCACCGGAGTGTGCATCCATGGACACGTCCCCCTCCACCGAGCCCGCCGCTCCCACCACCGCCGGCCCCGCGGACAACCGCCGCAGAGTGGCCACCGCCGCCGCCCTCGCCTCCGCCGTCGAGTGGTACGACTACTTCGTCTTCGGCATCGCCGCCGCCCTGATCCTCGGCGACCTCTACTTCCCCGCTGGCAGCCCCACCGCCGGCGTACTCGCCGCCTTCGCCACCTTCGCCGTCGGCTTCCTCGCCCGCCCCCTCGGCGGCATCGTCGCCGGTCACCTCGGCGACAAGCGGGGCCGCAAGCCGATGCTGGTCCTCGCGCTCACGCTCATGGGCGTCGCCACCACCGGCATCGGTCTGCTGCCGACGTACGAGACGATCGGCGTCGCCGCCCCGATCCTGCTCGTCGTCCTCCGTGTCGCGCAGGGCGTCGCCGTCGGCGCCCAGTGGGGCGGCGCGATGCTGCTGGCCACCGAGTACGCGCCCGAGGGCAAGCGCGGCGTCTACGGCAGCGTCGTCCAACTCGGCGTCCCCATCGGCGTGGTGACCGCCAACACGGTCTTCCTGCTGGCCGGTGCCCTCACCTCGGAGTCGGCGTTCGAGGCCTGGGGCTGGCGGGTGCCCTTCCTGGTCGGCGTCCTCGTGCTCGGCCTCGCCTGGTACATCCACACCCGCGTCGAGGAGACCCCCGAATTCCGCGAGGCGGAGCGGGCGCTGGCCGAGCAGGAGCAGTCGGAGCAGAGCAGCCCGCTGCGCACGATCCTGCGCCACCACCTCGGCACGGTCCTGCTCGCCGGCGGCTCCTTCGCCGTGAACACCGCGACGTTCTACATCATCATCACCGGCGTCCTCGACTACACCACCCGCGAACTCGGCATGGAGCGCGGCGCGGTCCTCGCCGTCTCCCTCTGCGTCAGTCTCACCCAGATCGTCCTGATCCCCGCCTCGGCCGCGCTCTCCGACCGCGTCGGCCGGATCAGGGTCTACGCCCTCGGCGCGGTCGGCATCGCGCTGTGGGCCGTACCGCTGTTCCTGCTGATAGACACCGGTTCACTGCTGTGGCTGGCCGTCGGCACCTTCGTCGCCAGCTGCTTCCTCAGCATCATGTACGGCCCTCAGGCCGCCCTGTTCGCCGAGCTGTTCACGCCCGAGATGCGCTACACCGGCGCCTCGCTCGGCTACCAGATCGCGGCCGTGGGCGGCGGCGGACTCGCCCCGTTCGTCATGGTGCTGCTCCTGGAGGCGACCGGCACGTCGATGGCGGTGTCCGGCTACATCATCGGCCTCGCCGTGATCGCGCTGCTGTCCATCAAGGTGCTTGCCGACAGGGCCCGTTCACGCTGACTCGCGGGCACTCTCGGGTCGTGGTGCCGCCGCCACGACCCGAGACCTCCGCGGCCGGGACCGCGACACCGCCACCCCGGCCAGGCACAGCGCCCCGCCCGCCAGCGTGACCAGCCCGGGCGTCTCGCCCAGCGCCAGCCACGACATCAGCACGACCAGGGCGGGAACGGCGTACGTCGTCGCGCCCATGCGGCTGGCGGTCGTACGGGACAGGGCGTACGCCCAGGTGGTGAAGGCGAGCGCGGTCGGGAAGACGCCCAGGTACACCATGTTGAGGGTGGCCGACAGCGGCGCCTCGGCCGCCTGGGTCACCAGTTGCCACGAGAACGGCAGACAGCACACCGCCCCGACCAGGCATCCGAACGTCGTCACCTGTAGCACGCTCGCCTGCCCGAGGGCCGGTTTCTGCGCCACCACGCCGCTCGCGTACCCCACCGCGGCCAGCAGGCACAGCACCACTCCGAACACCGACGAGCCGCCCTCGCCCGCCATCGACAGTCCCACCGTCACCGCGCCGGCGAACGACACCGCCATCCCCGCCAGCAGCCGCGGCGGCATCGGATCGCCGAGCAGCCGGGCGCCGAGCAGCGCGACGAGGATCGGGCCGACGTTCACGACCAGGGCCGCCGTACCGGCGTCGACCTGCTGTTCGCCCCAGTTGAGGGCGACCATGTAGAAGCCGAACCACAGCACGCCCGATATCGCGATCCCGCGCCAGGCCGACCGAGGCGGCCACCCCTCCCGTCGGACGAGGAGGAACAGCCCCAGCACCAGGGTGCCCGCGAGCAGCCGCCCGAGCGCCAGGGCGCCCGGCGAGTACGCGGCACCCGCGCTGCGGATCGAGACGAAGGCGGAGGCCCACAGCACCACGGTGACCGTGGCGGCACCGGCGGCCAGCAACCCGGTGGGGCGCGAAGAGCTCATCATGCTCCTGAGGCTAGGTGGGGCAGGGGGACGGAAGCTCGCGGATTTCGGACCAGCAGCCCGGCGCTCAGCGCAGCGCGGCCGGGTCGATGCCGAGCAGACCGGACAGTGCGCGCTCGCCGGCGGGCGTCACCCGCACCGCCCGTTGAGAGCCGATGCGCACACACCAGCCGGTGTCGAGGGCGTGCCGGCACAGGGCCGCGCCCGCGACACCCGCGAGATGCGGGCGGCGCTCGGTCCAGTCCA
Proteins encoded in this window:
- a CDS encoding MFS transporter; this translates as MDTSPSTEPAAPTTAGPADNRRRVATAAALASAVEWYDYFVFGIAAALILGDLYFPAGSPTAGVLAAFATFAVGFLARPLGGIVAGHLGDKRGRKPMLVLALTLMGVATTGIGLLPTYETIGVAAPILLVVLRVAQGVAVGAQWGGAMLLATEYAPEGKRGVYGSVVQLGVPIGVVTANTVFLLAGALTSESAFEAWGWRVPFLVGVLVLGLAWYIHTRVEETPEFREAERALAEQEQSEQSSPLRTILRHHLGTVLLAGGSFAVNTATFYIIITGVLDYTTRELGMERGAVLAVSLCVSLTQIVLIPASAALSDRVGRIRVYALGAVGIALWAVPLFLLIDTGSLLWLAVGTFVASCFLSIMYGPQAALFAELFTPEMRYTGASLGYQIAAVGGGGLAPFVMVLLLEATGTSMAVSGYIIGLAVIALLSIKVLADRARSR
- a CDS encoding DMT family transporter; this encodes MMSSSRPTGLLAAGAATVTVVLWASAFVSIRSAGAAYSPGALALGRLLAGTLVLGLFLLVRREGWPPRSAWRGIAISGVLWFGFYMVALNWGEQQVDAGTAALVVNVGPILVALLGARLLGDPMPPRLLAGMAVSFAGAVTVGLSMAGEGGSSVFGVVLCLLAAVGYASGVVAQKPALGQASVLQVTTFGCLVGAVCCLPFSWQLVTQAAEAPLSATLNMVYLGVFPTALAFTTWAYALSRTTASRMGATTYAVPALVVLMSWLALGETPGLVTLAGGALCLAGVAVSRSRPRRSRVVAAAPRPESARESA